The DNA sequence ACCTTGTTTACGATTCAGAACCGTTTGTTTAGCCTGGGAGCTTATTTGGCTACGCCGCCAAAAGAAGGAAAAGAAGTCAGACTGGATATCTTAGAAGAAGACGTCGAGCTCTTGGAAAAAGAAATGGATCGTATGGATGCGCTCTTAGAGCCTTTGCGGAATTTTATCTTGCCTGGTGGGCACCCTCAAGTGGCTTACGCTCACCTTTGCCGCACCATTTGTCGCCGGGCGGAGCGCCAATGCGTTCGTTTACATTTGGAAACGCCCATCAATACATTGGCGATTCACTACCTGAATCGTTTGTCAGATTATTTCTTCATTTTAGCCCGCCATTTGTCACAACAATTGGGGGTAGAAGAAATCACTTGGAAGGGCAGAAATTAATTCCACACCAGGTTTTTACCTTTCTTGATGTACCGCTTGATGTTTAACCAAAAAGCAGCAAACAGGTAAATAATAATGGGTGAGCCCAGTGTAAGTAGGGTGATGTAGATAAAATAGAGCCTTACCCTACTGCTTGCTAAGCCAATTTTCTCTCCTAAAAAGCTACAAACCCCAAAGGCCGAGCGTTCCATCATTTGTCTAAAGTATTCCATAAGCTTTTACTTGAGCTATAAGATACAACTTTAAACAAGAGATTAGCAATTTTGCTTAACATTGGATGTTAAAGTTTGGCGAAATTCTTCAATTGGGGGTTTATCGAGGTTGGTTTACTTCATAGGTGTCTTCAGCCGTTTCTGATGCCATCACCATAGCTGGTTCTTCTTGCCTTGGAGCGGCTAAACCTGGAGACACATCGTCTCCTTTCATAATGGTGCGAGCACCGTACAGGCCCGCCAGCAACAAGAAAATCAAAAGTAAAGCTTCGAGAGATAATGTAAAATTTTTCATGATGTAATTTGTTTGGGCATGAGCTTCCCAGGCCATCCCGTTAAGGATAGCAATGGTTAAAGTAATAGTGTTCCATGCTCACAACTGGTCAAACCGTTGCAAGTCATACAAAAAAGTAGCAGGTTCCAACAGCAAGTGCTGGTGCTTGGTGGTTAAATAGCCTTGATAAAGCGGGAATGTAGGTTAAGTGATCAGTACGGGAGGTACCATCATTCCTTTAGTGGAAATAAAGGGCAAAACCTGACATCGTTTAGAATGGTCGTAACATTTTTCATAGTGTGACGTGTGAGGGGGCCATCACTGGCTCCGGTTATCAAAAGTAGTAGTTCATGTGCTGAGGGCAAATATGGTGAAAAATATTAATATTAAAAAATTCTACCATGTGACGCTTTGTCCCTTGCCTTCGTATAGTGATTATTCAAAATGTGTGCCAAACTCTGTTAGAAGCCCTGATTTATGATAAAAAAGTATAAATTATTTTATTTTATAATGTGTGTTTCAGGGAACGGTAGTTCAATTCAAGGGAGCGGTCGCTTGTTTTTCTTGCAAGTAGCCTATTTATAGTAGGTAATGTATGATAAAAAAATATAAATTATTTTATTTTTTCAAGGCTTCAACCATCAATTTTGCGCATCGGTTAGCTGCTCCGCCATCACCCAGCTTGGTTTTTAGGCCTTGATAGCCTGTTGCTATCCTGGCTTTTTCGCTGGGCTTTAAGAGCTGATTAAGTGCTTGCGTAGTACGTTCTACGTTAAATTCATCCTGGATGAGTTCCACTACGAGTTCCTCATCCATAATCAGATTGACGAGGGATATGTACTTTACATTGATTACTCTTTTGGCAATAGCATAAGATATACTACTCCCCCGATAGCAGACAATCTGGGGGCATTCTAACAAGGCGGTCTCCAAGGTAGCAGTGCCCGATGTCACCAAAGCAGCTTCCGCATTTTGGAGCAGCGTATAGGTTTGCCCTTGAACCAATTTGATGCTATCGCCTCTACCTAATTCCGCGAAAAGCGATAAATAATAATCACGGTCTTGGGAGGGGGCACCCGCAACGACAAATTGATAATCAGGAAAATTATCAGCAGTAGCTAATAAGACCGATAGCATTCGGCTAATTTCCTGTTTTCGGCTACCTGGTAGCAATGCGATGATAGGCTGATCAGAAAGCTTGTTTTTTTGCCTGAAATCGGGGTCAGGATGATGATCACGAATAACATCCAGCAGTGGATGGCCCACAAAGTTGACTTCCATACCATATTTGGCATAAAAATCCTGCTCAAAAGGAAGTATCACAAACATCTCGTCCACATTGGCTTTGATCTGGTGTACGCGGCTGCTATGCCAGGCCCAAATCTGAGGGGAGATATAATAAAAGACCTTGATGCCCTGCTGCTTGGCCCATTTTGCTATTCGTAGATTGAAACCCGGATAATCCACCAGGATGAGCACATCCGGCTGGTACGCTAAAATAGCTTCCTTACAGGTCTTAAAGTTGCCCAAAATCGTTCGAATATTGAGCAATACCTCCACAAAGCCCATAAAAGCCAGCTCCCGATAGTGTTTCTGTAAATCTGCTCCAGCAGCAGCCATCATATCTCCGCCCCAACCACGAAAGGTTGCATCGGGGTCTATTTTAGCTAAAGCATTGATCAGGTAAGCGCCGTGCAAGTCGCCAGATGCTTCTCCTGCAATAAGGTAATATTTCATGAACCAAGTAACTGTCTGCCAAAGTAAAACATCCAAATCATACCGTAGGCCAAGGTGGCAAGCACAAGGCCGCGTAAGGCCTTATTGGCGTAAGCCCGCATGAAAATCCGCATCGGCACCAAATTCAGTGCCAGCGCCAACAAGGTCAGTGTACGCTCCTTGAAATCAAAATTGAGCCGACTATTACCCAGCGTCTCACTAGCTCCTAATTGTTCGAGAATCATCATCAAAACAGCATAGCCCACAAATGGAACCACTACTCCGATCAAGAGTCCAAACCATAATTGATCACGCATATTCGAAATTTATTTTTGTTATCGTTTTTTAAGGTGGATACCTTTGGCATGATTATTTTAAAGGTGTAAAAGTTGGAAGGGTGTAAAGGTGTAAATGTTGTTTTTGCGATTTGAGTGAAAAAAAGTACGAATCGACGCCTTTAAAGTGAGGCCAACTTTTACACCCTTCCACCCTTACACTTACCCAACCTTCTAATTCTCCAACTCCCTCAAACTGCTATGCTTCAACGCCTCGTAATTGGTGAGGTCATGATGAGAAGGAACCACGGAAATATATCCTTCCTCCAAAGCTTTTACATCGGTATCGGTACCTGGATCTTCATTGACAAAAGAACCAGTCAGCCAGTAATATTTCTGACCACGGGGGTCGGTTGCTTCGGCAAAGGTCTCCTGCCAGCGGGCATCGGCCTGGCGGCATATTTTTATGCCTTTGATTTCTTCGGTGGGCAATTTAGGGATATTAACATTGAGCAGACTGCCTTTGGCTAGCCCATTTTTGAGTACGTGTTCCATGATTTTTTTAATATGGCCGCGTGCTGCCGAAAAATCGGCCTCGTAGCGATAGTCCAGCAAAGAGAACCCAATGGATGGAATTCCTTCCAACGAAGCCTCCATCGCGGCCGACATGGTGCCACTGTAGATGATATTGATGGCGGCATTGCTGCCGTGATTGATGCCTGATACGCACAGGTCTACCTTCCGGTCTTTGGTGACGACGTGCTTGGCTAGTTTTACACAATCTACAGGAGTGCCAGAGCACTCGTAGGCTTGCAAGTCTGGAAAAGCCCTGGTTTTGTGAATCCGCAAAGGTGTATTGAGGGTGATCGCATGCCCCATGCCCGACTGCGGGCTATCGGGAGCAACGACGACGACTTCTCCAAGTTCTTGCGCAATTTCAACCAGCATTTTGATGCCGGGAGCGGTGACACCATCATCATTGGTGACCAGGATGAGGGGTTTAGACATAAATAGAAATTATTTGGGGTTGTTTAGCGCAAAGCTAATCATTGTTGACAATGTTTTTACCAATACCTTAAACCCCCGACCGGACAATATGTTGTATCCTTGCATTTGCAATAAAAACAGTTCACCGAATTATGGCACAGCTTGGCAAGAAAGGCGTTTTATTGGTTAACCTGGGAACCCCCGATGCACCTACACGTGGTGCGGTCTATCGTTACTTGAAAGAATTTCTGCTTGATCGCCGGGTTATTGATTATCCCTGGATTGCTCGTAACCTTTTGGTTCGTGGCTTGATTGCCCCACTTCGCTCGGGGAAATCTGCTAAGTTGTACCAGCAACTTTGGACGGAGAATGGCTCTCCGCTTAAGTATTATGGTGAACTTTTGGCTGCTGGCGTACAGGAACGTCTCGGCGAGGAATACGTCGTGGAGTTGGGCATGCGTTACCAAAATCCCTCCATTGAACATGCGCTAGAAGCACTCTTGAAAAAGCAAGTGAGTGAAATCATTGTCTTTCCTCTCTTTCCACAATATGCGGGTGCTACAACTGGTTCGGTTCACGATGAAGTGATGCGCTTGTTGCGTAAGAAGGAAGCTATCCCCAATGTAAAAATGGTCAATTCGTATTACGATGAACCTGCTATGATCAAAATTTTTGCGGACAATGCTCGCCAATTTGATCTCTCAAGTTATGACCATATTATGTTCAGTTTCCATGGCTTACCCCAACGCCAGCTGCGTAAAGCAGATGATTGTAACCATTGCCTGGAAACAGAAAATTGCTGTGGTACCATCAGTTTGGTCAATCAATTTTGTTATTCCGCCCAGTGTCACGCAACTACCCGAGCTATTGCTGATGAACTAGGCCTTTCAGAAGCGCAATACACCACAACCTTCCAAAGCCGCCTCGGGCCAGATGCCTGGGCACAGCCATATACCAGTGCCGTGTTGGAGGAGCAAGCCAAGCAAGGTGCAAAACAAATTTTGGTCTTCAGCCCCGCCTTCGTAGCCGACTGCCTGGAAACGGTCATCGAAATCAGCGACGAATACCAGGAGGAATTTGAAGAAATGGGCGGCGAAAAGGTCGATTTGGTTCCCAGCTTGAACGATGATCCCCGCTGGATGGACGCAGTGACGGAGATGGTGAAGCGGGTGTAAATACTACCCCTAGCGCGGCTTACTCCCAATCATCATCCAACACGTTCGAAGATGCACTATAAGGAGTACCCGTCAGCGGATTTTTCTTCAACTTGATTAATCGATTAAAGATAAAGGCAGCAATCAATAGCGCCGCGAGTAGGCAGGTCAACAAAAAAAGGTAGCGCCAGGGATAATAGGCGGTGTAAACCAATGCTGCCAGCGTAATAAATACGAGCGCACCGATTGGTTTTAAGTATTGACCTTTGGTAAAAAAAAGCACCAACCATTGTACAGCGGTCGCAATAAAAAAGCCATACATGGCTAGAAGATAAGTAAGCCCCCAATTGAGCTTAAAGCTAGGATCATAGTAATGATCTATGATCGACCAGCCAACAGAATAGACAAACAAGAATAAAATCATCTGCATAAAAGCACAAAACAGGAAAATCCAGAAAGGCTTTTTAGTAGCTTCTTCCATGACTCATCTCTTGTTTTACCAATAGCCACATCTTTTTTAGCCTGTGTAGCAAAAGAACTTAGCTGCCCTCAGGTGCCTGGTGTAGTTAAAAAAAACATGCAGTTGAAAAATCAAAACTTAGGGCAAAGCACCGTTTCGTCTTCGTACTCACCTAAATAAGCTACACTGATCTCAAAAGCATTGCGGTTGCGGTTGTTGATATTCAACTGTCCGGGGCTAATGTCGTAACTGAAACCAAGGAGGAAATTTTGGTGCTCAATCCCTAGCATCGCTACCAGTGCATCCAGGTTCCACGCGTCATCCTGGTTGTTGACGGGACGCGCCCATGCTCCAATATGAATGGCCGTTCCCGAGATGTCATTGACCAGGAAGCGAAAGTTGCTACCTGCGTTGAAGGTCAGGTGAGGCCCTTGGCTATAAATCAATGCACGTGGAGAAACCTGGGTACGTTCTCCCACCGGAATCTGCAAGCCCAGGTGAGCAGAGTATTTGCGGTACAGGGTATTGCTCAGGCGCTCATCCTTGTCATCATCAGGCAATTGGCGGTAGTAGAAACTCATCTCTGGTTCCAGAATGTGGTGCATAGAAGCACCGGCAAAAACGCCCGTTCCGCCTCTAGGAGCATAACTATAGTGGAGTCCTACCTGGAAATCGGAAAAAGCAAAGTTGTTCTCAGGAAATAGTTCTCCGGTAGGATCACTGAACTGGTCGGTGCCATTGAATTGGTCGTCGAACGTGAGCTGGTCGTAGTTGAGGTTGCGTTGAACCATGCCTAATTGGAGGCCAAGGCTTAGAAACTGGTTACTCTCAGGATTCAAGGCCTTGTGATAAGCACCAGCAATCATAATCTGATTGGTAGAGAAGTTGATGGTGTTGACTTTGTCGTTGTAAAACAACACACCTACGCCTACGGCATCACGATAACGCTTTTTGTATTGCTTAACCTTGTACCTGAAGTCGGCTGCAGCGGAAAATGTCTGGTAAGGATTATCGAGGGAAGAGCGCCACTGATCGCGATAAATCATCGAGACGCGGTATTTACCTTCCAGAGCACCCGTCAATGCTGGGTTGAGGGTAAGTGGAGAAGCATAAAATTGGGAGAAATGCTGGTCTTGCGCCGAGAGTTGGCTGCCTAACAATATCACGAAAAACAGTAGAATATTATATCTCATGCGCTTAATTCGGTTCTTTGAGCAATGCGAATCTGATCGCAAATGTAAGGTATGTTTGATTCCTCAGCGGAATAACGGTGCATTTCCTTTCCTTATTTTGAATAAAAAACTATTTTTACCCAGTGCATCAACTTACTAGTAATGTCCGTTTACGCCATTTGTCCTTTTACGGTGGTTCCGATAAGAACCAATGCTGCCCATCGTTCCGAAATGGGGTCTCAATTACTCTTCGGAGAGATGGTCGAGGTCATGGAGACGAAAGGTCGCCAATGGACGAAAGTTCGTTGTCTAAACGATGATTATATCGGCTGGACGCCCAGCAGTCAGCTTAGAGATCTAAGTCCCGCGGAAACCCAGGATTTCCGGCGTAATTTTGCGTATTCACTGGATCTTTTCCACAACTTGATGGGAACCGATGAAGCGCTACCCATTACCCTAGGTTCGCGTTTGCCCTACTTTGACGGGATGCGTTTTTCCCTTGGAACACAAGACTTCACGTTTAGCGGCCAAGCCGTTTTTCCCGAAGATATCCGGCAGAGTTCTGCCATGGTGATTAAAATTGCCAGGAAACTTCTCAATGCTCCCTTTCTCTGGGGAGGCCGTACCGTTTTTGGTATCGACAGTCCGGCATTGGTTCAGTTGGCTTTCCAAATAGCAGGCTATCAGCTTCCCCGCACGGCGGAAATTCAAGTCAATCGCGGCGAAACCGTCGATTTTGTCGAGCAAGCTATGCCGGGAGATATTGCCTTCTTTGAAAATAACCAGGGCCGTATCACCCATTCGGGCATCCTTTTACCGGATAGTAAGATCATCCACGTCTACGAAAAAGCCAGGATCGATGCTATCGATCATTATGGTATTTTCAATTACCAGGAAGGAAAGTATACCCACCGTCTGAGGGTCGTTAAACGAATCTTTGCTCCGGATAAAAATCTTCCCCCAGTCGTCATTCAGAAAGTAGAGGGGCAGCCACTGAATCAGCAGGCACTTTTTTAGGGTAATCTTATTCCCCACCCATCTTGAGTATCAACTGATAGGCCTCGTCGGGGATCGGCATCACCGACAAGCGCGGATTGCGTACCAGGCCCAGCTCCTCAAGCTCTTCCCTGGATTTAATCTCTTGCAAGCTAACAGCTTGCTTTAACCGCCGCACAGGCGCTAAATCTACCACCGACCAGTCGCCCTTTTCTGCCGTGGGGTCAGGGTAAGCTTCCGTAACCACCTTCGCAATCCCCACAATTTCTAACCCTTGCCGGCTGTGGTAAAACAACACCTGATCGCCTTCGGCCATCGCGCGGAGATTATTCCTTGCCTGGTAATTACGCACGCCTTCCCACATGCTTTTTTCCGCTTTTTCCAGATCATCATAACCAAATTCCTCCGGCTCAGATTTTACCAACCAGTAATTCATGTGTCAATATTTTTGCAAAAAAAAATTCAACCATCAACCATCAAAACATCAAACCTTCCCCATCTTCCGCAAAACCTCCCAAACGGTGATACCCAAAGAAACGGAAACGTTTAGAGAATGTTTGGTGCCAAATTGGGGTATTTCCAGGGCACCATCAGCCATGTCCATGACGGATTGGCTAACGCCATTCACTTCGTTACCAAAAACCAGGGCAATCGCTTTGTGCGCTGTGGGCTGGTAATCTTGCAGCCACGTACGTTCAGCAGCTTGCTCAACGGCCCATATTTCGTAGCCGGCGGCTTGCAAATGAGTGATTGCTTCTTCCACTGTTTCGGTGTAGGTCCAATCTACGGCCTCCGTTGCTCCTAATGCTGTTTTTAAAATCTCCCGATGCGGAGGCTGGGCAGTAATACCACACAAAAAGACGTGTGCTAAAGCAAATGCATCCGCAGTACGGAAGGCCGAGCCTACGTTGAGGGCAGAACGGACATTGTCCAAAACCAATGCTACAGGCTGCTTTTCTTTTTCCTGAAATTCAGCAATGCTGATTCGGTCTAATTCTTCTAACTTCAGCTTCCGCATAATTCTCAATCACTTATTTACGATGGTAAATTTTCAAATATATCCCACGTTTCCGAAAGGTGAAAATGGGCTCCCAGTCTTTCTGTAAAGTTAACAGCTCTTCCTCAGAAAAGTCGTTCATTATATTCGAGTACCAGATGTAATCTTGCTGCGCTAAATCATAAGCGACAAGCCCTGCTTTATCACCGTTGAGCTGCCGCAGATGTTGTTCCCCCACTTCCGGAAAGGCCGTACCTACCCTGGAAAGAGGGATTTGTTCATTTTGTAAAAACGCCATTCCTGCAACCTTGGCGGCAAAATAAGGCTTATGAGCCAATGAGGCATCCCAGCCTTGGGCGACCTGTTCGGGGTAAACCCACAAATGACCACTTACCTGTCCAAGAAGTACGACGACAACCATAATTGTTGTCCAGGTTCTATTTTTTATCTCCTTTAGAACAAGTAAAAACAAGCAGGCAACCGATAGGTAAACCGGCAGCAAATAGCGATGTTGAGCCAATCCTGGACTAATAAGTGCGGGTAATGCCAAAACAAGACCCATGATGAGCAAAAGGAGGGTTGCTTTTTGGATGCGTCGGTTCCAAACCCATCCACTGCGCCACCAGCTGAGTAGCAAGGCGAGGACTAGAAAGATACGGCCAAAATCAAGCATACGCCAGACAACAATGGCTGCTTGTTTGATTAAACTAAGACCTCCCTGGCTAGCGAAACTCTCGGCCCAGGGAGAATCCGAATGGGTGCCTACCCAGCCAGTTACCAAATAGTGGTAGAGGAGATAGGCCAATGCCAAAAGGCCACCGGGTAGGTAGGGGAGGAGAAGGCCGAATATTTTTCGAATACCGCGACCCTCCTGTTTGTCAATAAAAACCATGGTAAGTTGCCATAGGAAAAGCCCTAAAGCAACCATCATTCCCCTCAAACTGGTCAGTCCCAAGAGTATCACCGCAAGGCTTAGCCACCAGGGTTCTTTTCGTAAAAAACTATTTATTCCCAGTAAAAAAGCCCCTGCCAGCACGATGTCTGGGCTGATCAAACTGAGTTGCGCGACCAAGGTAGCATCTAAAACCAGGAGGGAAAACGGTAGCCAAAGACCAATCTTTCCAAACCCCAAATCCAGGGCCTCCACCAGGCGGTAACTCTGCCAGAGCACCAGCCAAATAAATGGAACCATCGCCAAATGACTGACAAGGAGGCTTGGCCCAAACCATCGCCAGCATACCGATAGGAAAGCACCAAATGCAGGGATATGCCCACTGTCCATTTCCGTTGGCAGCAATAAGGTACCCAAAGGCTGATGGTAAAACCAGTCGGCATGACGGGCTCCCAGCTGGATCGTGTCCCAGAAGAAGGGTTCGGCCGCAACGAGCCAGCCAATACCTAAAGCCAAGCCCAATAACCAAAAAGAAGTACGCACTATTTTATTTTACGATGTTCTTGCGCTGCCCGCACAAAACTGGCAAAAAGTGGATGCGGATTCTCGACCGTACTCTTGAGTTCGGGGTGAAATTGAACGCCAACAAAATAGGGGTGACCTTTTAATTCTACAATCTCTACCAAATCCGTAGCAGGGTTGATGCCGGTGGGAATCAACCCTCCTTTTTCAAATTGCTCGCGGTATTGATTATTGAACTCGTAGCGATGGCGGTGCCGTTCTGTGATGGACAAGCTGCCGTATGCCTTGCTGGACTTCGAATTGCGACGTAAGTTGCAATCATAGGCTCCCAGGCGCATCGTGCCACCCATTTGCTTGATATCCTTTTGCTCAGACATCAGGTGAATCACAGGGTCGGGGGTGTTGGGAGTGACTTCCGTAGAAGAAGCCTGCTCAATACCGAGCACGTTTCTTCCGAATTCTACCACACAGCACTGCATCCCCAGGCAAATACCAAAGAATGGGATGTTGTTTTCCCGGACGTATCGGATCGCTCGTATTTTTCCTTCAATGCCCCGTTCGCCAAAGCCGGGAGCTACCAGAATACCATCTAGGTCCATGAGTGCCTTACCTACACTTTTCATGTCGCCTTCAAGCTGTTCAGAGTGAATAGGGATAACGTTTACCTTGCACTCGTTGATGGCACCTGCGTGGACAAAAGCCTCGTGGATAGACTTGTAGGCATCCTGTAGTTCATTGTATTTTCCTACCAACCCGATCTGTACCTCAGATGAAGGGTTCTTAAGTTTACCCAGAAACTCTTTCCAGCGACCCAGATCTGGTTCTTTGCGATCCTGAAGTCTTAGTTTACGAATAACGGTCGTGTCCAGTTGTTCCTTCAACATGAGCAGAGGAACATCATAAATGGTCTCAGCATCGCGGGCTTCAATGACAGAGCCTACTTCCACATTGCAGAACAGTGCCAGTTTGCGACGAATCTCCATGGTAATAGGATGCTCCGTTCGGCACACCAAAATATCGGGCTGGATACCCGATTGGAGCAGCTGTTTGACCGAATGTTGTGTGGGTTTGGTTTTCAATTCCTTGGCGGCACTGAGGTAGGGGATGAGGGTCAGGTGCACTACCAAACAATTATCGATCCCTAATTCCCAGCGCATTTGGCGTAAAGCCTCGATGTAGGGAAGGGACTCAATATCACCGACGGTTCCACCCAGTTCTGTGATGACGATATCGTATTCCTGGGTACTTCCTAATAGCTGGACGCGCCGTTTGATTTCGTCGGTAATGTGGGGAATAACCTGGACCGTTTTGCCCAGGTAATCACCCGCTCGCTCTTTATTGATCACCGTTTGGTAAATTCTACCCGTGGTCACATTGTTGGCCTGGGAAGTGGGGACATTTAAAAAACGCTCATAATGCCCTAAGTCCAAATCGGTTTCAGCACCGTCATCCGTGACGTAGCATTCACCGTGTTCATAAGGGTTGAGCGTGCCCGGATCAACGTTGAGATAAGGGTCAAACTTTTGGATGGTGACGGAAAAGCCTCTGGCTTGCAGGAGTTTGGCTAAAGAAGCAGCAATAATGCCTTTGCCCAGGGAAGAAGTAACCCCGCCCGTAACGAAAATGTACTTGGTCATGAATTAGATTGAAGACGCAGAAAAACGATTACGGGACACAAAGTTAGATAAAAAGCTACAGACTGTCGGCGCGAAGAAGAAACTACTTTTTCAATCATCGGATATATTTAGGAAAGTGTACTAATTTCACCGTTCGTGAACCAAAAGTAATTTCAAAATATTAGACTTGCTATGCTGGGGCAGTTTGGTGGGAAAATTGATGCATTATCGACCACGCGAAGTCTTTTTTAAGGAATTTAGCCGTAGCTAAACGACTTAAAAAAGGCACAGTGTGGGAAGATAAGGCGCGATTTGCCCCCGAAATGATCCCAGTAGAACAAGTCTATTACTCATTGGAAGTGCAAAACATCTGTAAACCTTCAATTCCTAACTATTTACTATTCCTACCGTATGTTAAAAAACGCTACAATTTTAGGGCTTGCTATGCTGTTTGGCTGCCAGGTCCTCCTCGCTCAGGTTGAACGACCGCTTGAAATGGCGGACCAATACCTGCAAACTCATTTTGATAACTTAGGTCTCACTGCCAGAGACGTTGCTAACTATCAAGTAAGCAGCAAAGTGGTCACTAAACACAATAAACTAACCCACGTTTACCTACAGCAATCCCATCAGGACATTCCGGTACACAATGCCATTTTCAACCTGAACATCATGGCCAAT is a window from the Lewinella sp. LCG006 genome containing:
- the lpxB gene encoding lipid-A-disaccharide synthase; translated protein: MKYYLIAGEASGDLHGAYLINALAKIDPDATFRGWGGDMMAAAGADLQKHYRELAFMGFVEVLLNIRTILGNFKTCKEAILAYQPDVLILVDYPGFNLRIAKWAKQQGIKVFYYISPQIWAWHSSRVHQIKANVDEMFVILPFEQDFYAKYGMEVNFVGHPLLDVIRDHHPDPDFRQKNKLSDQPIIALLPGSRKQEISRMLSVLLATADNFPDYQFVVAGAPSQDRDYYLSLFAELGRGDSIKLVQGQTYTLLQNAEAALVTSGTATLETALLECPQIVCYRGSSISYAIAKRVINVKYISLVNLIMDEELVVELIQDEFNVERTTQALNQLLKPSEKARIATGYQGLKTKLGDGGAANRCAKLMVEALKK
- a CDS encoding RNA methyltransferase — protein: MRKLKLEELDRISIAEFQEKEKQPVALVLDNVRSALNVGSAFRTADAFALAHVFLCGITAQPPHREILKTALGATEAVDWTYTETVEEAITHLQAAGYEIWAVEQAAERTWLQDYQPTAHKAIALVFGNEVNGVSQSVMDMADGALEIPQFGTKHSLNVSVSLGITVWEVLRKMGKV
- a CDS encoding EVE domain-containing protein codes for the protein MNYWLVKSEPEEFGYDDLEKAEKSMWEGVRNYQARNNLRAMAEGDQVLFYHSRQGLEIVGIAKVVTEAYPDPTAEKGDWSVVDLAPVRRLKQAVSLQEIKSREELEELGLVRNPRLSVMPIPDEAYQLILKMGGE
- a CDS encoding PorP/SprF family type IX secretion system membrane protein — encoded protein: MRYNILLFFVILLGSQLSAQDQHFSQFYASPLTLNPALTGALEGKYRVSMIYRDQWRSSLDNPYQTFSAAADFRYKVKQYKKRYRDAVGVGVLFYNDKVNTINFSTNQIMIAGAYHKALNPESNQFLSLGLQLGMVQRNLNYDQLTFDDQFNGTDQFSDPTGELFPENNFAFSDFQVGLHYSYAPRGGTGVFAGASMHHILEPEMSFYYRQLPDDDKDERLSNTLYRKYSAHLGLQIPVGERTQVSPRALIYSQGPHLTFNAGSNFRFLVNDISGTAIHIGAWARPVNNQDDAWNLDALVAMLGIEHQNFLLGFSYDISPGQLNINNRNRNAFEISVAYLGEYEDETVLCPKF
- a CDS encoding PspC family transcriptional regulator: MEYFRQMMERSAFGVCSFLGEKIGLASSRVRLYFIYITLLTLGSPIIIYLFAAFWLNIKRYIKKGKNLVWN
- a CDS encoding cob(I)yrinic acid a,c-diamide adenosyltransferase, which codes for MKIYTKTGDEGETGLFGGQRVYKSNDRIEAYGTLDELNAFIGLLRDHLSGEEEKLTLFTIQNRLFSLGAYLATPPKEGKEVRLDILEEDVELLEKEMDRMDALLEPLRNFILPGGHPQVAYAHLCRTICRRAERQCVRLHLETPINTLAIHYLNRLSDYFFILARHLSQQLGVEEITWKGRN
- the surE gene encoding 5'/3'-nucleotidase SurE, encoding MSKPLILVTNDDGVTAPGIKMLVEIAQELGEVVVVAPDSPQSGMGHAITLNTPLRIHKTRAFPDLQAYECSGTPVDCVKLAKHVVTKDRKVDLCVSGINHGSNAAINIIYSGTMSAAMEASLEGIPSIGFSLLDYRYEADFSAARGHIKKIMEHVLKNGLAKGSLLNVNIPKLPTEEIKGIKICRQADARWQETFAEATDPRGQKYYWLTGSFVNEDPGTDTDVKALEEGYISVVPSHHDLTNYEALKHSSLRELEN
- a CDS encoding NlpC/P60 family protein, which gives rise to MSVYAICPFTVVPIRTNAAHRSEMGSQLLFGEMVEVMETKGRQWTKVRCLNDDYIGWTPSSQLRDLSPAETQDFRRNFAYSLDLFHNLMGTDEALPITLGSRLPYFDGMRFSLGTQDFTFSGQAVFPEDIRQSSAMVIKIARKLLNAPFLWGGRTVFGIDSPALVQLAFQIAGYQLPRTAEIQVNRGETVDFVEQAMPGDIAFFENNQGRITHSGILLPDSKIIHVYEKARIDAIDHYGIFNYQEGKYTHRLRVVKRIFAPDKNLPPVVIQKVEGQPLNQQALF
- a CDS encoding CTP synthase; translated protein: MTKYIFVTGGVTSSLGKGIIAASLAKLLQARGFSVTIQKFDPYLNVDPGTLNPYEHGECYVTDDGAETDLDLGHYERFLNVPTSQANNVTTGRIYQTVINKERAGDYLGKTVQVIPHITDEIKRRVQLLGSTQEYDIVITELGGTVGDIESLPYIEALRQMRWELGIDNCLVVHLTLIPYLSAAKELKTKPTQHSVKQLLQSGIQPDILVCRTEHPITMEIRRKLALFCNVEVGSVIEARDAETIYDVPLLMLKEQLDTTVIRKLRLQDRKEPDLGRWKEFLGKLKNPSSEVQIGLVGKYNELQDAYKSIHEAFVHAGAINECKVNVIPIHSEQLEGDMKSVGKALMDLDGILVAPGFGERGIEGKIRAIRYVRENNIPFFGICLGMQCCVVEFGRNVLGIEQASSTEVTPNTPDPVIHLMSEQKDIKQMGGTMRLGAYDCNLRRNSKSSKAYGSLSITERHRHRYEFNNQYREQFEKGGLIPTGINPATDLVEIVELKGHPYFVGVQFHPELKSTVENPHPLFASFVRAAQEHRKIK
- the hemH gene encoding ferrochelatase gives rise to the protein MAQLGKKGVLLVNLGTPDAPTRGAVYRYLKEFLLDRRVIDYPWIARNLLVRGLIAPLRSGKSAKLYQQLWTENGSPLKYYGELLAAGVQERLGEEYVVELGMRYQNPSIEHALEALLKKQVSEIIVFPLFPQYAGATTGSVHDEVMRLLRKKEAIPNVKMVNSYYDEPAMIKIFADNARQFDLSSYDHIMFSFHGLPQRQLRKADDCNHCLETENCCGTISLVNQFCYSAQCHATTRAIADELGLSEAQYTTTFQSRLGPDAWAQPYTSAVLEEQAKQGAKQILVFSPAFVADCLETVIEISDEYQEEFEEMGGEKVDLVPSLNDDPRWMDAVTEMVKRV